The sequence CTTCCTTCGGTTCAGCTTCGCCGGCACCGCCGAGGAGATCACCGAGGCGCTGGACCGGCTGGAGGGGTCGGGGCTGCTCCGCGGGTGATGCTCAGCCGGCGAGGTCGTGCACGAACTCCGACAGCTGGGTGAGGTTGCGGCACTCGACCATGTCGACGATGGCGCCGTAGGCGGGGGCGGCGGAGTCGCCGGTGCCCCAGTTGCGCTGGTGCTCGGGGTTGAGCCACCACGACTGGCGCACGGACCCGGCGAGCCGGCGCAGGGTGTCCTCGTGGAGGTCGGAGTAGTTCGACCGGGCGTCGCCGAGGATGAGCAGGGTGGTCCGCGGGCCGAGGGCGTCGGGGTAGGACTGCTCGAACTTGTCGAAGGCGCGACCGTAGTTGGTGCGCCCGAAGAGCGCGGCGTGGGCCGTGGCCGCCGACAGGTCCGCCATGACCTGGGCGGGGTCGGCCCCGGGGCGGAAGTGGTCGGTGACCTCGTGGACGTGGTCGATGAAGGTGAACGCCCGCATGCTCTGGAATACCTCGCGCAGGGCGAAGACGAAGAGCAGTGTGAAGTTGGCGAAGTTCGCGACCGAGCCGCTGACGTCGCAGAGCACGACCAGGTCGGTGCGGTGCGGCCGCTTGGGCCGGTGGTGCGTGGTGATCGGGACGCCACCGGTCGCCACCGACGCGCGGACCGTACGCCGGAAGTCCAGCGGGCCTCGCCGCCTGGCGTGGTGCTCCTGGGTGAGGCGCGTGGCGAGCCGCCGGGCGAGCGGGAAGACCTGGCGCCGCATCTCGTCGAGGTCGGCACGGCGGGCGGAGGTGAAGGCGAGCTGCTCGATGGTCGGGCGAACCGCGACGTCGGCGACGTGGTCGGGCCCCTTCTCCTCAGCGATGCGCCGGCGGGCGTCGCCCTCGACGAGGGCGGTGAAGGCACCGACGCGGCGGTTGGCCCGGCGGCCGGCGGACTCCTCGTCCATGCCCTCGTCGAGGAGGCCCTGCACGACCTGGTCGACGAGCTGCTGCGGGGCAACGCGCTGGAGCGCGGTGTAGGCCGACCAGGAGGACAGGCCCGGGCCGCGGCCGGGCATGGCGCCGAAGCGGCCCACCATCTGCGCGGCGAGGCGCCGCAGCTCCTGCTCGTCGCCGCTGCGGAGCGCCTCGGCCAGCTCGTCGCGGAAGTCCTGCAGCGCCTGGGCATCGGCCGTGCTCGACGTCGGCGACTCCTCGGCATCGCCCTCGTCGGTCGAGCCGTCGTCGTTGGTCGAGCCTGTCGAGACCCCGTCCCCCACCAGTGCGGGGTAGTAGACGTCGAAGAGTGCGTCGAAGGTCGGACGCTGGGTCTGTCGCTTCGCCAGGGTGGCGGCGAGGACCTGGCGCACCTGCTCGCGGTCGCCCCAGCCGACCGATCCGAGCCCGGCCACGGAGTCGAGGTCCTCGGCCAACGACACCGACAGCCCGGCGCCGCGCAGGGCCTCGACGAAGGCGAGGTGGCGGTCCAGCAGTCCGGAGGACTGGCGATCATCGGCCATGGTGGTCAGCTCCGGTTGAGCTTGAGTTCCTTCACGGCGCGCTCGTGGTCCGAGGCGTGCTTGAGCACGACACCGAGGGTGGCGGCGATCGCCTCCTCGTCCAGGTCGCGGATCTCCAGGGCGATGAGGGTCCGTGCCCAGTCGACGGACTCGGCGATGGACGGCGCCTTCTTCAGGTCCAGCTCACGGAGCCGGGCGACGGTCGCGACCAACTGCTCGGCGATGCGGTCGTCGAGCCCGTCGACCTGGCTGGCGAGGATCTCGTGCTCCCGCTCGACGCTCGGGTAGTCCAGGTGGAGGTAGAGGCAGCGCCGCTTGACCGCCTCGGAGAGCTCCCGGGTGGCGTTGGAGGTGAGGACGACGTACGGGCGACGCGTGGCGGTCACGGTGCCGAGCTCGGGGATGGTGACCTGAAAGTCCGAGAGCACCTCCAGCAGCAGGCCCTCGACCTCGACGTCGGTCTTGTCGACCTCGTCGATGAGCAGCACGGTCGGCTCCTCGCGGCGGATGGCGGTCAGCAACGGCCGGGTGAGGAGGAACTCCTCGGAGAAGATGTCGTCGTGGGTCTCCTCCCACCCCTGGTCCGAACCAGCGGCCTGGATGCGCAGCAGCTGCTTCTTGTAGTTCCACTCGTAGAGCGCGCGCGCCTCGTCGAGGCCCTCGTAGCACTGCAGCCGCACGAGGTCGCTCCCCGTGGCGCGGGCGACCGCCTTCGCGAGCTCGGTCTTGCCGACGCCGGCAGGCCCCTCGAGCAGCAGCGGCTTGCCCAGCGCCCCGGCGAGATAGGTGGTGGTCGCGGTGGCGCCGTCGGCGAGGTAGCCGACCTCGGCGAGCCGCGCGGCCGCGGCGGAGGGATCGTCGAACCACGTCATTCCCCCATCCTGCCCTGTCACGGCGTTCGCGGTACGCCGGGTGCCGGGCCGCCCCGGTCGGCCGGCGGTCCGCGACGTGACCTCACCGGCGGGCGCGTCGTTGGAACGTCGTCCGCACGCAAGGGGGAACGCATGGTCGACGGCGAGGCGCACAGACAGGCAGTTCGCGTGGTGACCGTGCTCCGACGGTCGCTCACCGTGGCCGCCCTCGGCATGCTGGTCGGCTTCGGCGGACTCAGCGGCCTGGGCGTCACCACGCCCGACGCACCACTGGACCCGCTGGTGGCCCTCGATCCGGGCGAGGCCCGGCTGATGGCCGAGCACCAGTGCTCGGCGACGGGGTTCGGCGACGGGATGGTGCCCTCGCAGGCCATCCTGCGACAGGAGGACGGCACCACCGAGCTGGTCAGCTTCGACCGCGGGTGGGCGTCCTTCACCGGTGACGCGCCCGGCACGCTGGTCGCGGTCTGCCTCGGCGCGCGCTGAGCGTCGGGTCAGCCGATCATCTCGTCGAGGGCAGCCACGAGGGCGGCGTTCTTCGTCGGGTCCAGGGCGTCAGCGTGCGGGTCGGCGAACGTCCCGGCGTCGTTGTCGTAGTAGCGCCCCGAGGCGTCGGCGAACTCCTCACCGACCGCGGCGCGCACCAGCACGTCGATGCCGATCGCCACGTCGTTCCCGTCGATGCCGTAGGCGTCGCGCACCATCTTGGTGGCCAGCAGCGACCCGGGGTTGACCGCGACGATGACCGGCGCGTCCGGACCCACCTGGTCGGCGAGGTGCCGGGTCCACATCGTCAAGGCCAGCTTGCTCTGGGCGTACGCCGCGCTGTCCGGCAACCGGGTCCGGCCGGCGAGTGCGTCGAGGTCGACGGTGGTCTGGGCCGCCGAGGAGAGGTTGACCACGCGGCCGGTGGGCGGCATGGCCGCGAGCGCACCGAGGGCAAGTCGGTAGGGGGCGAGCGTGTTGACCACGAACCGCACGTCCAGGCCGCGGTCGGTCACCGGCTCCTCGGCGCTGAAGACCCCGGCGTTGTTGACCAGCACGTCGACGTCGAGGGTGGCGACGGCCTCGCCGAGGCGGTCGACGTCATCGGTGTCGGCGAGGTCGGCCAGCACGGTGTCGAGCACGGCGCCCGACCGGGCGGCGTCGACGGCCTCACGGGCAGCGGCGACCCGCGTCTCGTCCCGGCCGTGCAGGACGAGCCGGTGGCCCAGTTCGGCCAGGCGGCGGGCGGCGCCGAGGCCGATCCCGTCGGTGGCGCCGGTGATCAGCACGGTGCGCGCCCGGGTCGGATCCGGGCTCGCAGCGGTCGCGTCGGTCATCGATGGGTCCTCGGTCGGGGTCGTCGGTCGTTCCCGCTCAGGACGATACCGACGCGCACCAGCCCGCCTCGGACGACGACGTCCGGGCCCCTGGGAGGGACCCGGACGTCGGGGATGCCTGTCTGGCATCACATTGGCGGTGGCGGTGGGATTTGAACCCACGGAGGGTCTCCCCTCAAACGCTTTCGAGGCGTTCTCCTTCGGCCGCTCGGACACGCCACCGCTCCGCACGTTACCGGAGCGTCGCGGACGCGTCGAAATCGTGGTCCCGGCTAGCCGCGCCGACTCGCGAAGAACTCCTCGAGCATCGCGGTGGACTCCTCGGCCAGCACGCCGGCGACGACCTCCGGGCGGTGGTTGAGCCTCCGGTCACGTACGACGTCCCACAGCGAGCCGACCGCGCCGGCCTTCTCGTCGTGGGCTGCGAAGACGACGCGGTCCACCCGCGCCAGCACACTCGCACCCGCGCACATGGTGCAGGGCTCGAGGGTGACCACCAGCGTGCAGCCGGACAACCGCCACTCGCCGCGGTGACGGGCCGCCTCCCGGAGTGCGACGACCTCGGCGTGGCCGGTCGGGTCGGCGTCGACCTCGCGGACGTTGCGACCGGCGCCGACGACGTCGCCGTCCCCGTCGACCACGACGGCACCGATGGGCACGTCGCCGGTCGCCAGTGCGGTGCGCCCCTGCTCCAGGGCGATCCGCATGGCGGGCTCCCACTGCTGCGACGGCCTCATCCCGCCACCCCACGGTGGCCCGGGAATGCGCGCCTCATGCAGAGGTCAGGCCGACGACCTCGTCGAACGCCTCGCCGAAGCCGATGCGCCGCGCCACCTCCGAGAGCAGCTCGTCGGGGTAGTAGTCCGGGTCGTCGAGCAACATGCCGAGGTCCATCGCGCCGACGCCGAGGTCGTCGAGGAGGTCCAGCTCACCGGCCGGCTCGGGCTCGTCGTCCTCGTCGTCGGGCGTGGGCAGTCCGAGGAACTCCACGGCCGAGGCCGCGATCTCCCACTCGGTGGCGGCGGTGATGTCGGAGAGCAGGACGCGGGCGCGCTGCCCGACCACGTGCACGATGAGGAAGAAGTCCTCGTCGACGGCGACGAGGCCGACCGAGCCGTGGTCACCGGGGAACCGCCGGAGCGCGTCGGCGAGGGTGTCGACGTCGACCACGTGGTCGAGGGTCAGCTCGGCGACCTGCCACACGCCTTCCTCGCGGTAGGCCGCGACGGCGAAGTCGATCGCCTCGGGACCGGCCATCGGCGTACCTCCCACGCTCGGCACCCGCGGTTGCGGATGACTCCGGCACCAGCGTGACACGTGCCGGGCCCCTGCGGAAGGGCATTTGTGCGTGAGCGGGCGTCGACGTCCTAGGCTCCCGCCATGCGCATCGAAGTCGTCGACCATCCGCTCGTGGCCCACAAGCTCACCAAGTTGCGTTCCCACGAGACGCACTCGGCGACGTTCCGGTCCCTGACCGATGAGCTCGTGACGCTGCTCGCCTACGAGGCGACGCGCGACGTCCGGGTCGAGGAGCACGGGATCGAGACGCCGGTCGCACCGACCACGGGCGTGCGCCTGGCCGACCCCAAGCCGCTGGTGGTGCCGATCCTGCGGGCGGGCCTGGGCATGCTCGACGGCATGGTCCGGCTGCTCCCGACCGCCGAGGTCGGGTTCCTCGGGATGGTGCGCAACGAGGACACCCTCGAGGCGTCGACGTACGCCGAGCGGCTGCCCAGCGACCTGTCCGGGCGGCAGTGCTACGTGGTGGACCCGATGCTGGCCACCGGCGGCACGCTGGCGGCGGCGATCAAGTTCCTGGTCGCGCGCGGCGCCGACGACATCACCGCCGTCTGCCTGCTGGCGGCACCGGAGGGCTGCGACGCGCTCGAGCGCTACCTCGAGGGCGTCGACGTGCCGGTCACCGTGGTGACGGCCGCCGTCGACGAGCGGCTCAACGAGCACGGCTACATCGTGCCGGGCCTGGGTGACGCCGGTGACCGGCTCTACGGGATCGCGAACGACTGAGCGACGCGCCGCCGCCCAGTCATGGGGAGAAGGACTGGGAGCGATCTGGCTCACACCGCCTTCCCCGTCGGTGGACACCGGGGGTCCACGGGGGGCGACCGGGGTAACTTGTGCTCCGCTGTACCCCCTCGAACTGCAGGAGTACCCCCGTGCTGATCGGCATTCCCCGCGAGTCCAAGGCAGGCGAGACACTCGTCG comes from Nocardioides panacisoli and encodes:
- the upp gene encoding uracil phosphoribosyltransferase, whose translation is MRIEVVDHPLVAHKLTKLRSHETHSATFRSLTDELVTLLAYEATRDVRVEEHGIETPVAPTTGVRLADPKPLVVPILRAGLGMLDGMVRLLPTAEVGFLGMVRNEDTLEASTYAERLPSDLSGRQCYVVDPMLATGGTLAAAIKFLVARGADDITAVCLLAAPEGCDALERYLEGVDVPVTVVTAAVDERLNEHGYIVPGLGDAGDRLYGIAND
- a CDS encoding nucleoside deaminase; translation: MRPSQQWEPAMRIALEQGRTALATGDVPIGAVVVDGDGDVVGAGRNVREVDADPTGHAEVVALREAARHRGEWRLSGCTLVVTLEPCTMCAGASVLARVDRVVFAAHDEKAGAVGSLWDVVRDRRLNHRPEVVAGVLAEESTAMLEEFFASRRG
- a CDS encoding vWA domain-containing protein produces the protein MADDRQSSGLLDRHLAFVEALRGAGLSVSLAEDLDSVAGLGSVGWGDREQVRQVLAATLAKRQTQRPTFDALFDVYYPALVGDGVSTGSTNDDGSTDEGDAEESPTSSTADAQALQDFRDELAEALRSGDEQELRRLAAQMVGRFGAMPGRGPGLSSWSAYTALQRVAPQQLVDQVVQGLLDEGMDEESAGRRANRRVGAFTALVEGDARRRIAEEKGPDHVADVAVRPTIEQLAFTSARRADLDEMRRQVFPLARRLATRLTQEHHARRRGPLDFRRTVRASVATGGVPITTHHRPKRPHRTDLVVLCDVSGSVANFANFTLLFVFALREVFQSMRAFTFIDHVHEVTDHFRPGADPAQVMADLSAATAHAALFGRTNYGRAFDKFEQSYPDALGPRTTLLILGDARSNYSDLHEDTLRRLAGSVRQSWWLNPEHQRNWGTGDSAAPAYGAIVDMVECRNLTQLSEFVHDLAG
- a CDS encoding tRNA adenosine deaminase-associated protein; protein product: MAGPEAIDFAVAAYREEGVWQVAELTLDHVVDVDTLADALRRFPGDHGSVGLVAVDEDFFLIVHVVGQRARVLLSDITAATEWEIAASAVEFLGLPTPDDEDDEPEPAGELDLLDDLGVGAMDLGMLLDDPDYYPDELLSEVARRIGFGEAFDEVVGLTSA
- a CDS encoding SDR family NAD(P)-dependent oxidoreductase; protein product: MTDATAASPDPTRARTVLITGATDGIGLGAARRLAELGHRLVLHGRDETRVAAAREAVDAARSGAVLDTVLADLADTDDVDRLGEAVATLDVDVLVNNAGVFSAEEPVTDRGLDVRFVVNTLAPYRLALGALAAMPPTGRVVNLSSAAQTTVDLDALAGRTRLPDSAAYAQSKLALTMWTRHLADQVGPDAPVIVAVNPGSLLATKMVRDAYGIDGNDVAIGIDVLVRAAVGEEFADASGRYYDNDAGTFADPHADALDPTKNAALVAALDEMIG
- a CDS encoding AAA family ATPase, yielding MTWFDDPSAAAARLAEVGYLADGATATTTYLAGALGKPLLLEGPAGVGKTELAKAVARATGSDLVRLQCYEGLDEARALYEWNYKKQLLRIQAAGSDQGWEETHDDIFSEEFLLTRPLLTAIRREEPTVLLIDEVDKTDVEVEGLLLEVLSDFQVTIPELGTVTATRRPYVVLTSNATRELSEAVKRRCLYLHLDYPSVEREHEILASQVDGLDDRIAEQLVATVARLRELDLKKAPSIAESVDWARTLIALEIRDLDEEAIAATLGVVLKHASDHERAVKELKLNRS